One window from the genome of Dioscorea cayenensis subsp. rotundata cultivar TDr96_F1 chromosome 3, TDr96_F1_v2_PseudoChromosome.rev07_lg8_w22 25.fasta, whole genome shotgun sequence encodes:
- the LOC120249585 gene encoding uncharacterized protein LOC120249585, whose product MVRSKPPSKKPNRGVDFKKIKRKIGKKLPPPKNQTSTEIKSKAIVLPEQSVASERSGMAVNKKGLTLRELLQQTSHHNAKIRKVALNGIRDLVLKHPSELKLQKLSIIEKLRERISDSDKLVRETLYNLLKTVIFPSLKEEFTGSMISMMMAYVFNAMTHIAIDIRLMAFKFFELIVISFPSSFLLYAEKVLDNYVDILKNNQIYLQDKSKLKSALAGLVRCLSLLVDREDILSNKSKILEHECLHSYEVELPKDHSGMPSVLKRIEDLVPLLVNSFHDSALSIQAMPVIDGQSFDCILCTLQNINLAVKVFVDEINRPHMSHEFSSTLPSNGTKLMPNTMLMYLKKLGDSFPIDKIYHSAEKEGERFFILNLGITEIFLHLITWIDDPNLLEKLLHFIESFLLKQGSRNLSATKTILEKQLVSIISLFPRIVAISSDWRLRLLEAFTTAFRNCKVESTHCLAYLAAIEEMLKDDCAFKPCDPDMLSYQIIWLQELPNLLLKLGDRHPPLSKVILKLLLQIGQCSPQNSPLASEYNRLQWRLKEFYGTQVVAGSVNYGPFIKLRTDCQELSICCLYYFSTLNSDLLQSITCCCLCNHLDHSVLLRIIEVLESAFRAAHLPISDYIGFLVTLIARFKVYPGKLTFWP is encoded by the exons ATGGTACGCTCGAAGCCGCCTTCCAAGAAGCCCAACAGGGGCGTCGACTTCAAG AAAATCAAACGCAAGATTGGGAAGAAGCTGCCTCCTCCCAAGAATCAGACCAGCACTGAGATAAAGTCTAAAG CCATTGTTCTTCCGGAGCAGAGTGTGGCTTCGGAGAGGTCCGGCATGGCTGTTAATAAGAAGGGATTGACTCTTAGAGAACTCCTCCAACAAACTTCCCATCATAATGCTAAGATTCGGAAAG TTGCCTTAAATGGTATTAGGGATCTTGTTCTGAAACACCCGTCAGAGCTTAAACTCCAAAAGCTTTCCATCATAGAGAAGCTTCGAGAGCGAATTTCCGACAGTGATAAATTGGTTCGAGAAACGCTATATAACCTTTTGAAAACAGTGATTTTTCCTTCATTAAAAGAg GAATTTACTGGATCAATGATCTCTATGATGATGGCTTATGTTTTCAATGCAATGACGCATATTGCAATTGATATTCGTTTAAtggctttcaaattttttgaactcatagtTATCAGCTTCCCATCCTCATTTCTCTTATATGCTGAAAAG GTTCTTGACAACTACGTtgatattttgaaaaacaaCCAGATCTATTTACAGGACAAGAGCAAACTTAAAAGTGCTCTTGCTGGGCTTGTGCGCTGCTTATCTTTGTTGGTGGACAGGGAggatatattatcaaataaaagt aaaattttagAGCATGAGTGCCTGCACAGTTATGAGGTAGAGCTTCCCAAGGACCATTCag GAATGCCTTCTGTTTTGAAGAGAATAGAAGACCTTGTACCTTTATTGGTGAACTCTTTCCATGACTCTGCTTTATCGATTCAAGCAATGCCTGTGATTGATGGGCAATCATTTGACTGCATTCTATGCACACTACAAAATATAAATCTGGCAGTTAAagtatttgttgatgaaataaaCCGACCTCACATGAGTCATGAATTTTCTTCTACTCTGCCATCTAATGGAACTAAGCTAATGCCAAACACCATGCTTATGTATTTAAAGAAATTGGGGGATTCATTTCCTATTGACAAAATTTATCACTCTGCTGAAAAG GAAGGGGAGAGATTTTTCATCTTGAATCTTGGAATTACTGAAATCTTCCTGCACCTTATTACCTGGATTGATGATCCAAACCTTCTTGAGaaacttcttcatttcattgaaAGTTTTCTTCTTAAACAG GGCAGTCGTAATTTGTCAGCTACTAAGACTATTTTGGAAAAGCAATTGGTATCAATTATATCTTTGTTCCCCAGAATTGTGGCCATTTCAAGTGATTGGAGACTCCGACTTTTAGAG GCCTTCACAACTGCGTTCAGAAATTGCAAGGTGGAGTCCACACATTGTTTGGCATATTTAGCTGCCATTGAGGAAATG CTCAAGGATGACTGTGCTTTTAAACCCTGTGATCCGGACATGTTAAGCTATCAAATTATTTGGTTGCAAGAGCTGCCTAATTTATTGTTGAAGTTAGGTGATAGGCATCCTCCTTTGTCAAAG GTTATTTTGAAACTTCTGCTTCAGATTGGGCAATGCTCCCCACAAAACTCTCCACTTGCTTCCGAATATAACCGCCTGCAATGGCGATTAAAAGAGTTTTATGGTACCCAAG TTGTTGCAGGGTCTGTAAATTATGGACCATTCATTAAGCTCCGGACTGATTGTCAGGAGCTTTCCATATGTTGTCTGTATTATTTTTCAACTTTGAATTCGGATCTGCTGCAGTCTATCACCTGTTGTTGCTTAT GTAATCATTTGGATCACTCTGTATTATTGCGGATAATAGAAGTTTTGGAGTCTGCATTTAGAGCTGCTCATCTGCCGATCTCTGACTATATTGGGTTTTTGGTCACTTTAATTGCTCGCTTTAAAGTTTATCCTGGTAAGCTCACCTTCTGGCCTTGA
- the LOC120252717 gene encoding pentatricopeptide repeat-containing protein At1g76280 isoform X2 gives MLLKLSQEGGCLGADSFTFILEYCARTPDPMFVMETWQVMKQKAIDVNKRSCRYITQAFIRGGYFKEALKWLTFLGENDHVNVLPVHNMYLKACGNAKRLADADCCLKLMESRHLGKSEITYWELLKLAVLQKNLSAVHEIWRDCIRYYSPSIIILRKFIWSFTRLHDLQSAHHVLQRMVALVNQGISSIKTSTTGRYQSSRLDIPIPLMDDIPIERLQLKGSGHSLSSSTGGCLEETKGGFQQQNMNTPYMENPLRQNISQNLNLGLIAGFPFDSSKVKDNIFPRTVGRRLTNGEDMSSSNSHKFPTVVGTTVIDDDCTIDTFKRCTQLPWEISKAKVAPSTPVMRILRWSFNDLMQLCAQLDCFEMAEQLFLQMQALGLEPSLHTYDGFVKAAIHRNGAAYGMRLIEALEMKNIKPYDETLAVLSIAHSKDLELELAESLLGTISHGLPKYMHAFHIFLAACNIVDEPERAIHMLAKMKHLNVKPDIKTYELLYSLFGNVNVPYEKGNILSQSHVEKRIKAIEKDMMKNGIQHSYTSMRNLIRALGAEGMIEEMLRYLNFAENMLWHIDSDQITDIYNIVLHALVKAKQCRAAIDVFKNMRLCNLPTNVAIYNIMIECCSILQCYRSASVLVSMMLRDGYYPQTLTYTALVKVLLENEDFDGALSLLNQMTSANIQPDIQLFNTILRQAYSKGQIDVIEFINNRIQKLKMQPDPSTCWLTFSTYVERGFHSTAMEALQVLSMQMISTDDASLVEKSSAFEELIYNEDSDAEAKILELFKDSQEFLATALLNLRLCAFTGFSISWCSEDNPWLRRISSSYSSRTRVKSSV, from the exons ATGCTTTTGAAACTTAGTCAGGAGGGTGGTTGTTTAGGTGCTGACAGTTTTACCTTTATTTTGGAATATTGTGCACGCACTCCTGATCCCATG TTTGTTATGGAGACTTGGCAAGTGATGAAACAAAAGGCCATTGATGTGAACAAAAGGTCCTGCAGATATATTACTCAAGCTTTCATTAGAGGTGGTTATTTTAAAGAG GCATTAAAATGGCTAACTTTTCTTGGGGAAAATGATCATGTTAATGTGTTACCTGTGCATAATATGTACTTAAAAGCATGTGGAAATGCAAAAAGATTAGCTGATGCTGACTGCTGTTTGAAGCTGATGGAGAGCAGGCATCTTGGAAAGTCTGAAATAACCTATTGGGAGCTTCTTAAG CTTGCAGTATTGCAGAAGAACCTGTCTGCTGTGCATGAGATCTGGCGAGATTGCATTAGGTACTATAGCCCTAGCATCATAATTCTAAGGAAGTTCATCTGGTCTTTCACAAGGTTACACGATCTGCAATCAGCACACCATGTGTTACAACGTATGGTGGCTCTTGTTAACCAAGGGATATCCTCCATTAAAACATCTACTACAGGAAGGTATCAATCTTCAAGATTAGATATTCCTATTCCCTTAATGGATGATATACCCATTGAAAGACTGCAGTTGAAGGGCAGTGGACACTCTTTAAGTTCATCAACTGGGGGATGTTTAGAGGAAACAAAAGGAGGTTTCCAGCAGCAAAACATGAATACACCCTACATGGAAAACCCATTGCGGCAAAATATCAGCCAAAATCTCAATTTAGGCTTGATTGCTGGATTTCCATTTGATTCATCTAAAGTCAAAGACAATATCTTCCCTAGAACAGTTGGAAGAAGATTAACTAATGGGGAGGACATGTCTAGTAGCAACTCTCACAAATTTCCTACCGTTGTTGGTACTACTGTGATTGATGATGATTGTACTATTGACACTTTCAAAAGATGCACACAACTTCCCTGGGAAATATCAAAAGCAAAAGTAGCTCCATCTACTCCAGTTATGAGGATTTTGAGATGGTCTTTCAATGACTTGATGCAACTTTGTGCACAATTAGATTGCTTTGAAATGGCTGAGCAGTTATTCCTTCAG ATGCAAGCCCTTGGGTTGGAGCCATCTCTTCATACATATGATGGTTTTGTGAAAGCTGCTATTCACAGAAATGGGGCTGCTTATGGCATGAGATTG aTTGAAGCATTGGAAATGAAAAACATTAAGCCTTATGATGAAACCCTTGCAGTTCTCTCAATTGCTCATAGCAAAGATTTGGAACTAGAGTTAGCTGAAAGTTTATTGGGAACAATTTCTCATGGTCTTCCAAAGTACATGCATGCTTTCCACATCTTCCTTGCGGCCTGTAACATTGTG GATGAACCTGAACGTGCTATTCATATGTTGGCCAAGATGAAGCATCTGAATGTCAAACCCGATATTAAGACATACGAGCTTTTGTATTCCTTATTCGGTAATGTCAATGTCCCATATGAGAAGGGCAATATTTTATCACAATCTCATGTTGAGAAAAGGATAAAAGCCATTGAGAAGGATATGATGAAAAATGGAATTCAGCACAGCTATACATCAATGAGGAATCTG ATAAGAGCTCTTGGAGCTGAAGGGATGATTGAAGAGATGCTTCGGTACTTAAATTTTGCAGAAAATATGTTATGGCACATTGACTCTGACCAGATAACTGATATTTACAACATTGTGCTACATGCACTAGTTAAAGCCAAGCAA TGCCGTGCTGCTATTGATGTCTTCAAAAATATGAGGTTATGTAATCTCCCAACCAATGTCGCTATCTACAATATAATGATAGAATGCTGTAGCATTTTGCAATGCTACAGATCTGCAAGTGTACTGGTTTCCATGATGCTGCGTGACGGTTATTATCCACAGACATTGACATACACCGCACTTGTAAAG GTTTTGCTAGAAAATGAAGATTTTGATGGTGCATTGAGTCTTTTGAATCAGATGACCTCTGCCAATATCCAGCCTGATATTCAGTTATTTAATACAATACTGAGACAAGCATATTCAAAG GGTCAAATAGATGTGATCGAGTTCATAAATAACCGCATTCAGAAATTGAAAATGCAACCTGATCCCTCAACTTGCTGGTTGACATTTTCTACATATGTAGAGCGTGGTTTTCACAGCACTGCAATGGAAGCTTTGCAGGTGTTAAGCATGCAAATGATCTCTACAGACGATGCGAGTCTTGTAGAAAAGAGTTCGGCCTTTGAAGAACTTATATATAATGAAGATTCAGACGCCGAAGCAAAGATTTTAGAGCTATTCAAAGATTCACAGGAGTTTCTTGCAACTGCTTTATTGAACCTACGATTATGTGCTTTTACTGGATTTTCCATTTCATGGTGTTCCGAGGATAATCCGTGGTTAAGAAGGATCTCATCTTCTTACAGTTCCCGAACAAGAGTGAAATCCAGTGTTTAG
- the LOC120252717 gene encoding pentatricopeptide repeat-containing protein At1g76280 isoform X1, which yields MHRHLFRAARPSLSNTYKFAREVQRVWKNNDSERTHSSHSLWSSQDYNQFGLCSLSESRSLQKQIIDALHCGERERASEMLLKLSQEGGCLGADSFTFILEYCARTPDPMFVMETWQVMKQKAIDVNKRSCRYITQAFIRGGYFKEALKWLTFLGENDHVNVLPVHNMYLKACGNAKRLADADCCLKLMESRHLGKSEITYWELLKLAVLQKNLSAVHEIWRDCIRYYSPSIIILRKFIWSFTRLHDLQSAHHVLQRMVALVNQGISSIKTSTTGRYQSSRLDIPIPLMDDIPIERLQLKGSGHSLSSSTGGCLEETKGGFQQQNMNTPYMENPLRQNISQNLNLGLIAGFPFDSSKVKDNIFPRTVGRRLTNGEDMSSSNSHKFPTVVGTTVIDDDCTIDTFKRCTQLPWEISKAKVAPSTPVMRILRWSFNDLMQLCAQLDCFEMAEQLFLQMQALGLEPSLHTYDGFVKAAIHRNGAAYGMRLIEALEMKNIKPYDETLAVLSIAHSKDLELELAESLLGTISHGLPKYMHAFHIFLAACNIVDEPERAIHMLAKMKHLNVKPDIKTYELLYSLFGNVNVPYEKGNILSQSHVEKRIKAIEKDMMKNGIQHSYTSMRNLIRALGAEGMIEEMLRYLNFAENMLWHIDSDQITDIYNIVLHALVKAKQCRAAIDVFKNMRLCNLPTNVAIYNIMIECCSILQCYRSASVLVSMMLRDGYYPQTLTYTALVKVLLENEDFDGALSLLNQMTSANIQPDIQLFNTILRQAYSKGQIDVIEFINNRIQKLKMQPDPSTCWLTFSTYVERGFHSTAMEALQVLSMQMISTDDASLVEKSSAFEELIYNEDSDAEAKILELFKDSQEFLATALLNLRLCAFTGFSISWCSEDNPWLRRISSSYSSRTRVKSSV from the exons ATGCATCGACATCT ATTCAGGGCTGCTCGCCCTTCGCTTTCCAACACTTATAAATTTGCAAGAGAAGTGCAGAGA GTCTGGAAAAACAATGATTCTGAGAGAACACACTCATCGCACTCTTTATGGAGCTCGCAAG ATTACAATCAGTTTGGGCTTTGCTCCCTGTCAGAATCTCGATCTTTACAGAAGCAAATCATTGATGCTCTTCATTGTGGGGAGAGAGAAAGAGCTTCTGAGATGCTTTTGAAACTTAGTCAGGAGGGTGGTTGTTTAGGTGCTGACAGTTTTACCTTTATTTTGGAATATTGTGCACGCACTCCTGATCCCATG TTTGTTATGGAGACTTGGCAAGTGATGAAACAAAAGGCCATTGATGTGAACAAAAGGTCCTGCAGATATATTACTCAAGCTTTCATTAGAGGTGGTTATTTTAAAGAG GCATTAAAATGGCTAACTTTTCTTGGGGAAAATGATCATGTTAATGTGTTACCTGTGCATAATATGTACTTAAAAGCATGTGGAAATGCAAAAAGATTAGCTGATGCTGACTGCTGTTTGAAGCTGATGGAGAGCAGGCATCTTGGAAAGTCTGAAATAACCTATTGGGAGCTTCTTAAG CTTGCAGTATTGCAGAAGAACCTGTCTGCTGTGCATGAGATCTGGCGAGATTGCATTAGGTACTATAGCCCTAGCATCATAATTCTAAGGAAGTTCATCTGGTCTTTCACAAGGTTACACGATCTGCAATCAGCACACCATGTGTTACAACGTATGGTGGCTCTTGTTAACCAAGGGATATCCTCCATTAAAACATCTACTACAGGAAGGTATCAATCTTCAAGATTAGATATTCCTATTCCCTTAATGGATGATATACCCATTGAAAGACTGCAGTTGAAGGGCAGTGGACACTCTTTAAGTTCATCAACTGGGGGATGTTTAGAGGAAACAAAAGGAGGTTTCCAGCAGCAAAACATGAATACACCCTACATGGAAAACCCATTGCGGCAAAATATCAGCCAAAATCTCAATTTAGGCTTGATTGCTGGATTTCCATTTGATTCATCTAAAGTCAAAGACAATATCTTCCCTAGAACAGTTGGAAGAAGATTAACTAATGGGGAGGACATGTCTAGTAGCAACTCTCACAAATTTCCTACCGTTGTTGGTACTACTGTGATTGATGATGATTGTACTATTGACACTTTCAAAAGATGCACACAACTTCCCTGGGAAATATCAAAAGCAAAAGTAGCTCCATCTACTCCAGTTATGAGGATTTTGAGATGGTCTTTCAATGACTTGATGCAACTTTGTGCACAATTAGATTGCTTTGAAATGGCTGAGCAGTTATTCCTTCAG ATGCAAGCCCTTGGGTTGGAGCCATCTCTTCATACATATGATGGTTTTGTGAAAGCTGCTATTCACAGAAATGGGGCTGCTTATGGCATGAGATTG aTTGAAGCATTGGAAATGAAAAACATTAAGCCTTATGATGAAACCCTTGCAGTTCTCTCAATTGCTCATAGCAAAGATTTGGAACTAGAGTTAGCTGAAAGTTTATTGGGAACAATTTCTCATGGTCTTCCAAAGTACATGCATGCTTTCCACATCTTCCTTGCGGCCTGTAACATTGTG GATGAACCTGAACGTGCTATTCATATGTTGGCCAAGATGAAGCATCTGAATGTCAAACCCGATATTAAGACATACGAGCTTTTGTATTCCTTATTCGGTAATGTCAATGTCCCATATGAGAAGGGCAATATTTTATCACAATCTCATGTTGAGAAAAGGATAAAAGCCATTGAGAAGGATATGATGAAAAATGGAATTCAGCACAGCTATACATCAATGAGGAATCTG ATAAGAGCTCTTGGAGCTGAAGGGATGATTGAAGAGATGCTTCGGTACTTAAATTTTGCAGAAAATATGTTATGGCACATTGACTCTGACCAGATAACTGATATTTACAACATTGTGCTACATGCACTAGTTAAAGCCAAGCAA TGCCGTGCTGCTATTGATGTCTTCAAAAATATGAGGTTATGTAATCTCCCAACCAATGTCGCTATCTACAATATAATGATAGAATGCTGTAGCATTTTGCAATGCTACAGATCTGCAAGTGTACTGGTTTCCATGATGCTGCGTGACGGTTATTATCCACAGACATTGACATACACCGCACTTGTAAAG GTTTTGCTAGAAAATGAAGATTTTGATGGTGCATTGAGTCTTTTGAATCAGATGACCTCTGCCAATATCCAGCCTGATATTCAGTTATTTAATACAATACTGAGACAAGCATATTCAAAG GGTCAAATAGATGTGATCGAGTTCATAAATAACCGCATTCAGAAATTGAAAATGCAACCTGATCCCTCAACTTGCTGGTTGACATTTTCTACATATGTAGAGCGTGGTTTTCACAGCACTGCAATGGAAGCTTTGCAGGTGTTAAGCATGCAAATGATCTCTACAGACGATGCGAGTCTTGTAGAAAAGAGTTCGGCCTTTGAAGAACTTATATATAATGAAGATTCAGACGCCGAAGCAAAGATTTTAGAGCTATTCAAAGATTCACAGGAGTTTCTTGCAACTGCTTTATTGAACCTACGATTATGTGCTTTTACTGGATTTTCCATTTCATGGTGTTCCGAGGATAATCCGTGGTTAAGAAGGATCTCATCTTCTTACAGTTCCCGAACAAGAGTGAAATCCAGTGTTTAG